Proteins co-encoded in one Brassica oleracea var. oleracea cultivar TO1000 chromosome C4, BOL, whole genome shotgun sequence genomic window:
- the LOC106339297 gene encoding uncharacterized protein LOC106339297, whose amino-acid sequence MMKGRTSNTAPSNRSTKNGRRDQKPQKTNGAKRSLEQERLKSLEAKEEAEVSEAVSVTTAQANDDAVNGSSENHQDSESSEVTDKQESVNGLVKDVDDDKRADHLVEEVKEDASDNDIGSGSEKEASEYDEALKQKVESLETRIEKLEEELREVAALEISLYSVVPDHSSSAHKLHTPARRVSRLYIQACKHWSQEKRATVARNTVSGLILAAKSCGNDVSRLTFWLSNIITLREITTSHAFTQTSKSNGSETFTPALEKVEFWIFSRIVESVWWQVFTPHMQSPENVGKKNEKLMGEQEKGSFSISLWQNAFKVALSRLCPTRGEGHECGCLPILSKMVMEKCIARVDVTMFNAILRESEHQIPTDPVSDPILDSKVLPITAGDLSFGSGAQLKNAIGNWCRCLAEDSVEEDEKYFSLLNELSDLLMLPKDMLMDLSVREEVCPSISLPLIKRILCNFTPDEFCPDHVPGAVLEELNTESISDQKLSGVNFPYEASPVTYIPPSSINVAEKIAEVGGDISRMKRNASVIQKKGYTSDEELDELDSPLRFVIDKVSVSPSSGHNGKVKQKDEQVGAVVANVRYELLREVWSM is encoded by the exons ATGATGAAGGGAAGAACATCTAACACTGCACCGTCGAATCGGTCTACAAAGAATGGGAGAAGAGATCAAAAGCCACAGAAGACGAACGGTGCTAAAAGATCTTTAGAGCAAGAAAGACTTAAGTCTCTAGAAGCTAAGGAAGAAGCTGAGGTCTCTGAAGCAGTAAGTGTTACAACCGCACAAGCAAATGATGATGCAGTGAATGGGTCTTCCGAGAATCATCAAGACTCAGAGTCTAGTGAAGTCACAGATAAACAAGAGAGTGTGAATGGTTTGGTGAAGGATGTTGATGATGATAAGAGAGCGGATCATTTGGTAGAAGAAGTTAAAGAAGATGCTTCAGACAATGACATTGGTAGTGGAAGTGAGAAGGAGGCAAGTGAGTATGACGAAGCATTGAAACAAAAGGTTGAGAGTTTGGAGACAAGAATTGAGAAACTTGAAGAAGAGCTAAGAGAAGTTGCAGCGCTCGAGATTTCTCTATATTCGGTTGTACCAGACCACTCTAGCTCAGCTCACAAGCTTCACACGCCTGCTAGAAGAGTTTCAAGACTCTACATACAAGCTTGTAAACATTGGAGTCAAGAAAAGCGAGCAACTGTTGCTAGAAACACAGTCTCTGGTCTCATTTTAGCTGCTAAATCTTGCGGAAATGATGTTTCCAG ATTAACGTTCTGGTTATCAAACATAATCACTTTGAGAGAGATCACTACTTCACATGCATTCACGCAAACCTCTAAATCAAATGGGAGTGAAACCTTCACTCCAGCATTAGAGAAAGTCGAGTTCTGGATCTTCTCTAGAATTGTTGAATCTGTTTGGTGGCAG GTCTTCACTCCTCATATGCAATCCCCGGAAAATGTCGGTAAAAAGAATGAGAAACTAATGGGAGAACAAGAGAAAGGAAGCTTTTCAATTAGCTTATGGCAAAACGCTTTCAAAGTTGCACTATCACGTCTTTGTCCTACGCGAGGTGAAGGACATGAGTGTGGTTGCTTACCTATCTTGTCTAAAATG GTAATGGAGAAGTGTATAGCTAGAGTTGATGTAACCATGTTCAACGCTATACTACGCGAATCAGAACACCAGATTCCCACAGATCCTGTCTCTGATCCTATTCTTGATTCCAAAGTTCTGCCTATAACTGCTGGAGACTTAAGCTTTGGATCCGGGGCACAGCTTAAAAACGCG ATTGGAAACTGGTGCAGATGCCTCGCTGAAGACTCTGTAGAAGAAGATGAGAAGTACTTCAGCTTGTTAAACGAACTTAGCGATCTACTTATGCTCCCTAAAGACATGCTTATGGACTTATCCGTTAGAGAAGAG GTATGTCCATCGATCAGTCTTCCACTGATCAAAAGAATACTCTGCAACTTTACACCTGATGAGTTTTGTCCTGATCATGTCCCTGGAGCTGTCTTAGAAGAGCTTAACACCGAG AGCATTTCGGATCAGAAGTTATCAGGAGTTAACTTCCCTTATGAAGCTTCACCTGTTACATACATTCCTCCATCATCAATCAATGTAGCAGAGAAAATTGCAGAGGTAGGAGGAGACATCTCTAGAATGAAGAGGAATGCGTCTGTGATACAAAAAAAAGGATACACGAGCGACGAGGAGCTTGATGAGCTGGATTCTCCTCTTAGATTTGTTATTGACAAAGTGTCTGTATCACCAAGTTCGGGACACAATGGGAAGGTGAAGCAGAAAGATGAGCAAGTAGGTGCAGTGGTAGCGAATGTAAGATATGAGCTTCTTAGGGAAGTATGGTCGATGTGA
- the LOC106339301 gene encoding non-functional pseudokinase ZED1-like produces MEFWRRKKKARKCFLKSGSMFLQQLIADCNGMSNPIRMFSSDQMSKATDHFDPMSALPNSFWFTLYKGVIEGRSYVIKRFSEYVVRAEEANVYNDIALSARVSNHSGFLKLIGCCLEFPRPIMVFEDLEYIAVNERGSLGSEDGPLLPWNVRLKIAKEIATAITYLHSAFPRIIIHRDICAKNVFLDKNGTAKLTDLTVAVTLPEGKSWIEDRVTGIIGYIDPIYARTGIVTEYSDVYNVYSFGILMLILLMGKPSLLDDSDGHLVFDTNILVHVKDLQQRGEPVEFGGDSN; encoded by the exons ATGGAATTTTGGAGAAGGAAGAAGAAGGCGAGAAAATGCTTCCTCAAAAGTGGAAGTATGTTTCTTCAACAACTCATAGCAGACTGTAATGGCATGTCAAACCCTATAAGAATGTTCTCTTCCGATCAAATGTCCAAGGCCACAGATCACTTCGATCCCATGTCTGCCCTCCCTAATTCATTTTGGTTCACCTTGTACAAGGGCGTTATCGAAGGCAGATCTTACGTGATCAAGAGATTTTCAGAGTATGTGGTCCGTGCAGAAGAAGCGAATGTTTACAACGACATAGCCTTGTCTGCTCGGGTAAGTAATCACAGTGGTTTCCTCAAACTCATTGGTTGCTGTCTCGAATTTCCTCGTCCGATAATGGTATTTGAAGACCTAGAATATATAGCCGTGAATGAGCGAGGAAGTCTTGGTTCGGAGGACGGGCCGTTGCTGCCTTGGAATGTACGATTGAAGATAGCGAAGGAGATTGCGACTGCTATAACTTATCTTCACTCTGCCTTCCCTAGAATCATTATACACAGAGATATATGTGCAAAAAATGTTTTCTTGGATAAGAATGGGACTGCTAAGCTCACTGATTTAACGGTTGCCGTAACACTTCCTGAAGGTAAATCGTGGATTGAAGATAGGGTGACTGGAATAATCGGATACATAGATCCTATTTATGCCAGGACGGGCATAGTGACAGAATATTCAGATGTGTACA ATGTGTACAGTTTTGGAATCCTTATGTTGATTCTTCTGATGGGAAAACCATCACTTCTGGATGATTCAGATGGGCACTTGGTTTTTGATACTAATATTCTCGTACATGTGAAGGATCTGCAGCAGAGAGGAGAACCTGTTGAATTCGGGGGTGATTCGAACTGA
- the LOC106338558 gene encoding glutathione S-transferase T3-like, producing MNVVARCQLGAKVKVIFSSSFLNSFLTLFCFSHFLTLSFSSHFLTLSFSYLLLAHVLEMDSNPFTQTSNFVGLLYSQQNISFGNYEDNVDLSSSQLPSQGVDDVGERRERRKWTRTDDVVLISSWLNTSKDPVVGNEQRSGAFWKRIAAYFAASPKLAGCEKIEASHCKQRWHRINDLVCKFCGSYEAATREKSSGCNENDVLKRAHEIFYINHMKKFTLEHAWKELSNDQKWCEVSTAKNDGKKRKCEDNEDSPSLQSTETKRPTGVKAAKASGKKSVEKERSLNEFHNIWDIKQKDFAQKERLHKLSLLDSLVARKEPLAEYEETLKKKLISDLMFN from the coding sequence ATGAATGTGGTAGCTAGATGTCAACTCGGTGCTAAGGTTAAAGTCATTTTCTCCTCCTCTTTCTTGAATTCATTTCTAACCTTGTTCTGCTTCTCTCACTTCCTCACTCTTTCCTTCTCGTCTCACTTCCTCACTCTTTCCTTCTCCTATCTCTTACTTGCGCATGTTTTGGAGATGGATTCCAATCCATTTACGCAAACATCAAACTTTGTTGGGCTACTTTATAGCCAACAAAATATCTCCTTTGGTAACTATGAAGATAATGTCGATCTATCTTCATCTCAACTTCCTTCTCAAGGCGTGGATGATGTTGGTGAGCGTCGGGAACGAAGGAAGTGGACTCGCACAGATGATGTTGTGCTGATAAGCTCTTGGCTAAACACGAGCAAAGATCCAGTGGTTGGAAACGAGCAAAGATCAGGCGCATTCTGGAAGAGAATTGCAGCCTACTTTGCAGCAAGTCCCAAGCTTGCTGGCTGCGAAAAAATAGAGGCTTCTCACTGTAAGCAACGTTGGCACAGGATCAACGACTTGGTCTGCAAGTTCTGTGGATCGTACGAGGCGGCAACAAGGGAGAAAAGTAGTGGTTGCAATGAGAATGATGTCCTCAAAAGGGCTCATGAAATATTCTATATTAACCATATGAAGAAATTCACTTTAGAGCACGCTTGGAAGGAATTGAGTAACGATCAAAAGTGGTGTGAAGTTTCTACTGCTAAAAACGATGGTAAGAAAAGAAAGTGTGAAGACAATGAAGATTCACCCAGCCTTCAATCAACTGAAACCAAACGTCCCACGGGTGTAAAGGCAGCAAAGGCCAGTGGGAAGAAGAGTGTGGAAAAGGAGCGTTCGCTTAATGAGTTTCACAATATATGGGACATTAAACAGAAGGATTTCGCACAGAAGGAAAGGTTGCACAAGCTGAGTCTACTTGACTCTCTTGTTGCAAGAAAAGAACCTCTAGCCGAGTATGAAGAAACCCTCAAAAAGAAACTCATCAGTGATTTAATGTTCAATTAG